The Gillisia sp. Hel_I_86 genome has a segment encoding these proteins:
- a CDS encoding IS4 family transposase: MRRGLTGLGDKRLVYRGNKILSDLFSKSVHSIRQLSRNESDAKAVYRFLQNDRVSEEDIVENLVHNCQMACAGKFVVCIQDTTEVNLSSHGNRINKDGFVGTTNAKNSQGLGFFVHPSLVLDAVSGTPYGYSDIKIWNRSLDFKSKHERQYGKLPMEEKESYKWIEVSKNTQASLRDVVAGMVIVQDREGDIYEQFASIPDARTDLLIRARADRTLADGSKLFSCLADQPCQGSYEVQVDACAKTRRKKRTAKIEIRYKEVELKRTRAASKAVAPSIKLYLVEAKEANRTGPDRVCWRLLTSLPIETLEMAEMCVEWYKWRWTIEEVFKILKKEGYNIEASELEHGSSVRKLSLLIMEVIIQLFLMRLAYAVPEGEMSADSCFTEEEQAFLEHQIIRLEGRTGKQKNPYKEKGLKRYVWAIARLGGWKGYESKRHPGITTLWIGLKYFKAAMEGWTIHKDVSTR; encoded by the coding sequence GGATAAACGTTTGGTTTATCGGGGCAACAAGATTTTATCGGACCTGTTCAGCAAGAGCGTCCATTCGATCCGTCAGCTCAGCAGGAACGAATCAGACGCAAAGGCCGTTTACCGTTTTTTGCAGAACGATAGGGTCAGTGAAGAAGATATAGTAGAGAACCTGGTACATAATTGCCAGATGGCTTGTGCGGGCAAATTTGTTGTCTGTATCCAAGATACCACGGAGGTCAACCTAAGCAGCCATGGTAATAGGATCAACAAAGATGGCTTTGTGGGCACGACCAATGCGAAGAATTCCCAGGGACTGGGGTTCTTTGTCCACCCAAGTTTGGTCTTGGATGCCGTGAGCGGCACCCCCTACGGCTATTCTGATATTAAGATCTGGAACAGGTCCTTGGACTTCAAATCAAAGCATGAAAGACAGTACGGCAAGCTGCCCATGGAAGAAAAAGAGTCCTATAAGTGGATAGAGGTGTCCAAAAACACACAGGCCTCACTAAGGGACGTGGTAGCGGGAATGGTGATCGTACAAGATAGGGAAGGGGATATCTACGAACAGTTTGCAAGCATACCAGATGCACGAACAGATCTATTGATAAGGGCCCGTGCGGATAGGACCTTGGCGGATGGGTCAAAATTGTTCAGCTGCCTGGCGGACCAGCCCTGTCAAGGGTCCTATGAGGTACAGGTGGATGCCTGTGCAAAGACCAGAAGGAAAAAAAGGACCGCAAAAATTGAAATCAGATATAAAGAGGTAGAACTGAAAAGGACCAGGGCGGCCAGCAAGGCAGTGGCGCCCAGCATAAAACTATATCTGGTGGAGGCCAAAGAGGCTAACCGGACCGGACCGGACAGGGTGTGCTGGAGGTTATTGACAAGCCTGCCCATAGAGACCCTGGAAATGGCAGAAATGTGCGTGGAATGGTATAAGTGGAGGTGGACGATAGAAGAGGTGTTCAAGATATTGAAAAAAGAGGGCTACAATATCGAGGCGTCAGAGCTGGAGCATGGGTCATCGGTAAGAAAACTGAGCTTGTTGATAATGGAGGTCATCATCCAACTGTTCTTGATGCGGCTGGCGTATGCAGTACCAGAAGGAGAGATGAGCGCCGATAGCTGTTTCACGGAAGAAGAGCAAGCGTTTTTAGAGCACCAGATAATAAGACTGGAAGGTAGGACAGGGAAACAAAAAAACCCGTACAAGGAAAAAGGGCTAAAAAGATATGTTTGGGCGATAGCTAGACTTGGCGGATGGAAAGGCTATGAAAGCAAAAGGCATCCCGGCATAACGACCCTATGGATAGGACTGAAATATTTTAAGGCGGCCATGGAAGGGTGGACGATTCATAAAGATGTGTCCACACGATAG
- a CDS encoding M23 family metallopeptidase gives MKKIFALTLLLLNAALNAQSKIPSDFFQNPLDVGLVLSGTFGELRSNHFHSGMDIKTQQREGLPVLASGDGFVSRINIQHYGYGKALYIQHPNGFTTVYGHLQKFSPEIEAYIKKQQYAKETYEIELFPKANELKVTASELVAISGNTGGSGGPHLHFEIRDGQQRPMNPNLFGIEIKDTQAPTVNSLWVYPLGENAHVNSSGERQRVKLTPLKDGSFKAEQINACGEVAFGVDTTDKQDGAANNNGIYQIDAVLNGDSIFQLNFDRFSFSESRHLNQMIDYEYFSNNKSRITRLYVQPNNPLSVYRNVVNKGTINIQDSLTYLYNITIRDFAGNERVIRVPIKGEQPTKPIAKNAKKTDYLAKAAQAFTIEENGIDVYIPKGSLYEDTFLDISFTGDTLHFHKDDTPIHSNITIGFDVSKYSAESKEKMFIARLGYRGRPSYSTTYKKENRFTTGVRTFGDYTLVADIKPPSITPVNFKDGQWISSNSDLQLKITDDLSGIKSYRATVNGKFILMEYEYKNNMLTHNFSDAVLIETENKLKVIVTDNVGNSSTYEATFFRK, from the coding sequence ATGAAGAAGATTTTTGCCCTCACATTATTGCTTTTAAATGCTGCTTTAAACGCCCAATCCAAAATACCTTCAGATTTCTTTCAAAACCCTTTGGATGTAGGTTTGGTGCTTTCGGGAACTTTTGGGGAATTGCGCTCCAATCACTTTCATTCTGGGATGGATATAAAGACCCAACAGCGGGAAGGACTTCCTGTTTTAGCATCAGGAGATGGTTTTGTAAGCAGGATCAATATCCAACATTATGGCTATGGCAAGGCGCTCTATATTCAGCATCCAAATGGATTTACAACGGTGTATGGTCATCTTCAAAAATTTTCCCCAGAAATAGAAGCATATATCAAAAAGCAGCAATACGCCAAAGAAACATATGAAATAGAGCTTTTCCCAAAGGCCAATGAACTAAAGGTTACTGCCAGTGAATTGGTTGCTATTAGTGGGAATACCGGTGGAAGTGGTGGCCCACATCTACATTTTGAAATAAGGGATGGCCAACAGCGACCTATGAACCCTAATTTATTCGGAATTGAGATCAAGGATACTCAAGCTCCCACCGTAAATAGTTTGTGGGTGTATCCTTTGGGAGAGAACGCGCATGTGAACAGTTCTGGAGAACGGCAACGGGTTAAACTTACTCCGCTTAAAGATGGTTCTTTTAAGGCTGAACAAATAAATGCCTGTGGTGAGGTTGCTTTTGGTGTGGATACTACAGACAAACAGGACGGCGCAGCCAATAATAACGGGATCTATCAAATAGATGCTGTTTTAAATGGAGACTCCATTTTTCAGCTAAATTTCGATCGCTTTTCATTTTCAGAGTCACGGCATTTAAACCAAATGATAGATTATGAATATTTCAGTAACAATAAAAGCAGGATCACAAGGCTATATGTGCAACCAAACAATCCGTTAAGTGTTTACCGAAATGTGGTAAATAAAGGAACCATCAATATTCAGGACAGTTTAACCTATTTATATAATATTACTATCCGTGATTTTGCTGGGAACGAACGCGTGATACGAGTGCCAATTAAAGGGGAGCAACCTACTAAGCCAATTGCAAAAAACGCCAAAAAGACCGATTATCTTGCAAAAGCTGCGCAAGCCTTTACCATTGAAGAAAACGGAATAGATGTGTATATCCCAAAGGGTAGTTTGTATGAAGATACCTTTTTGGATATTTCTTTTACCGGGGACACCCTTCATTTTCATAAGGATGATACTCCCATTCACAGTAATATTACCATTGGTTTTGATGTAAGCAAGTATTCTGCAGAGAGCAAGGAAAAGATGTTCATTGCCAGATTGGGATATCGCGGAAGGCCAAGTTATTCTACCACCTATAAAAAAGAAAATAGGTTTACCACAGGTGTTCGTACTTTTGGGGATTATACGTTGGTGGCGGATATCAAGCCTCCTTCCATCACTCCAGTAAACTTTAAGGACGGACAATGGATTTCAAGTAACAGCGATCTACAACTAAAGATTACAGATGACCTTTCTGGGATAAAAAGCTACCGGGCAACGGTCAACGGCAAATTTATTTTGATGGAATATGAGTATAAGAACAATATGCTAACTCATAATTTTAGTGATGCTGTGCTTATAGAAACCGAAAACAAATTAAAGGTGATCGTAACAGATAATGTGGGCAACAGCAGTACCTACGAAGCTACTTTTTTTAGAAAATAG
- a CDS encoding cell division protein ZapA, translated as MSDKLKIKLSIADRVYPLTIQAEQEEGLRKAAKKIEAMIKQFEQSYAVRDKQDVLAMCALQFAAQTEQKSIDNTSEVQLMEEKLRSLNNLLQEQLAT; from the coding sequence ATGTCCGACAAGCTTAAAATCAAATTATCTATTGCAGATCGCGTGTATCCTCTCACCATTCAGGCTGAACAGGAAGAAGGCTTGCGCAAGGCTGCAAAGAAGATAGAAGCGATGATCAAGCAATTTGAGCAAAGTTATGCCGTAAGGGACAAGCAAGATGTATTGGCTATGTGCGCCTTGCAATTTGCCGCCCAGACCGAGCAAAAATCTATAGATAATACTAGCGAAGTGCAACTGATGGAAGAAAAATTGAGATCGCTCAATAATCTTCTTCAGGAACAATTAGCTACCTAG
- the rny gene encoding ribonuclease Y: MESIIIMIVVGIVGVAIGFAVAKYLEKNHASKITKGAKKSAAAILREAKADAENIKKDKILQAKEKFIELKTEHEKVILSRDKKIQDSEKRTRDKESQVSSELAKNKNLNKDLEDKIKDYDHRNDYLEKKKQDIDKLHHSQIQQLEVISGLSAEDAKSQLTETLRDIAKADAMALIQDTIEEAKLTAQQEAKKIIINTIQRIGTEEAIENCVSVFNLESDDVKGRIIGREGRNIRAIEAATGVEIIVDDTPEAIILSCFDSIRREVARLSLHKLVTDGRIHPARIEEVVKKTRKMIDEEIIDIGKRTVIDLGIHGLHPELIKVVGRMKYRSSYGQNLLHHSREVAKLCGVMAAELGLNPKLAKRAGLLHDIGKVPDTETEIPHAILGMQWAEKYGEKPEVCNAIGAHHDEIEMTSLLSPIIQVCDAISGARPGARRQVLDSYIQRLKDLEEIAFGFGGVKKAYAIQAGRELRVIVESEKVTDDKAANLSFEISQKIQTDMTYPGQVKVTVIRETRAVNIAK; encoded by the coding sequence ATGGAATCAATAATAATTATGATAGTTGTCGGGATAGTGGGTGTAGCAATTGGTTTTGCGGTCGCTAAATATCTAGAAAAGAATCATGCTTCAAAAATCACCAAAGGTGCCAAGAAGTCGGCAGCTGCAATTTTAAGGGAAGCAAAAGCTGATGCCGAGAACATCAAAAAAGATAAAATTCTTCAAGCTAAAGAGAAGTTTATAGAATTAAAGACTGAACACGAGAAAGTAATCCTTTCCCGTGATAAAAAGATCCAAGATTCAGAAAAAAGGACCCGCGATAAGGAATCTCAAGTATCTAGTGAACTAGCCAAGAACAAGAACCTTAATAAGGATTTAGAAGATAAAATAAAGGACTACGATCATAGAAATGACTATCTGGAGAAAAAGAAACAGGATATAGATAAGCTGCACCACAGTCAAATCCAACAGTTGGAAGTGATATCTGGATTATCTGCGGAAGATGCGAAGTCGCAACTTACAGAAACTTTAAGGGATATTGCAAAGGCCGATGCCATGGCACTTATTCAGGATACCATAGAAGAGGCCAAATTAACCGCGCAGCAAGAAGCAAAGAAAATCATTATAAATACCATTCAGCGAATAGGTACAGAAGAAGCTATTGAGAATTGTGTTTCTGTGTTTAACCTAGAGAGTGACGATGTTAAAGGTAGAATAATTGGTAGGGAAGGTAGAAATATTAGGGCGATAGAGGCCGCGACCGGAGTAGAAATTATTGTGGATGATACTCCTGAAGCGATTATTCTCTCTTGTTTTGATAGTATTCGTAGGGAGGTAGCCCGTTTATCCCTTCATAAATTGGTTACAGATGGTAGAATACACCCTGCTAGAATTGAAGAGGTTGTTAAGAAAACCAGAAAAATGATAGATGAAGAAATTATAGATATAGGGAAGCGTACTGTTATTGATCTTGGAATTCATGGATTACATCCAGAATTGATCAAAGTGGTGGGTAGAATGAAATACCGTTCTTCTTATGGACAAAACCTATTGCATCACTCAAGGGAAGTAGCAAAACTATGTGGGGTGATGGCAGCAGAACTTGGCCTGAACCCTAAATTAGCGAAACGGGCAGGACTATTGCACGATATTGGTAAAGTGCCAGATACCGAAACAGAAATACCGCACGCAATCCTCGGAATGCAATGGGCAGAGAAATATGGAGAAAAGCCAGAGGTATGTAATGCAATTGGAGCCCACCATGATGAAATAGAAATGACCTCTTTACTATCTCCCATCATACAAGTATGTGATGCGATAAGTGGTGCAAGACCTGGAGCAAGAAGGCAAGTGTTGGATTCTTATATCCAAAGACTTAAAGATCTTGAGGAAATTGCCTTTGGATTTGGAGGGGTTAAGAAAGCCTATGCGATCCAAGCAGGTAGAGAGTTGCGGGTTATCGTGGAGAGTGAAAAAGTGACAGATGATAAGGCTGCAAACTTATCTTTCGAGATCTCACAAAAGATCCAAACAGATATGACGTATCCTGGACAGGTTAAAGTAACTGTAATTAGGGAAACCAGGGCAGTGAACATTGCTAAATAG
- a CDS encoding aldo/keto reductase, which yields MKYLKFKNGDKMPAIGLGTWKSDKGEVGNALKTAIKNGYRHIDCAAIYGNEAEIGEALSEVLKEGIVKREELWITSKLWNNAHKPEDVIPALKQTLKDLQLDYLDLYLIHWPVAFKPGVTNPEKDEDYLSLEEAPIIETWKKMLEAKKTGLTRHVGVSNFSATKLEDLLSKTEEGPEVNQVELHPYLQQNSLLEFCSKNNIHLTAYSPLGSRDRTDAMKAPDEPSLLKNKVIQKIAKKHGASPAQIVINWNTLRGTSVIPKSTNEGRIIENLESTGLKLDEEDLKQIAGLDERFRYVTGEFFVTKGNSYSDIYDEK from the coding sequence ATGAAGTATTTGAAATTTAAAAATGGGGACAAAATGCCTGCTATAGGACTAGGCACTTGGAAATCTGATAAAGGAGAAGTAGGAAACGCTTTAAAAACTGCCATTAAAAATGGCTATAGACATATAGATTGTGCTGCTATTTATGGGAATGAAGCAGAAATAGGAGAAGCACTTTCTGAAGTTCTAAAAGAAGGCATTGTAAAAAGGGAGGAACTATGGATCACTTCCAAACTCTGGAACAATGCGCACAAACCTGAAGATGTAATTCCTGCACTAAAACAAACATTAAAAGATCTACAATTGGATTATTTGGATCTTTATCTTATTCATTGGCCGGTAGCCTTTAAACCAGGTGTCACTAACCCGGAAAAAGATGAGGATTACTTGTCTTTGGAAGAAGCCCCAATTATAGAAACCTGGAAAAAGATGTTGGAAGCAAAAAAAACAGGTCTTACAAGGCATGTGGGAGTTTCTAATTTTAGTGCAACCAAATTAGAAGACCTTTTATCCAAGACCGAGGAAGGCCCAGAAGTGAATCAGGTAGAATTGCACCCCTACCTGCAACAAAACTCATTGTTGGAATTTTGCAGTAAGAACAATATTCACCTTACCGCATATTCACCTTTAGGAAGCAGAGATAGAACCGATGCAATGAAAGCTCCCGATGAGCCTTCGCTTTTAAAAAATAAGGTGATCCAAAAAATTGCAAAAAAACATGGAGCCTCTCCTGCCCAGATTGTTATAAATTGGAACACGCTACGGGGAACATCCGTAATCCCAAAGTCTACGAATGAAGGCAGGATAATTGAAAACCTAGAAAGTACAGGTCTTAAACTGGATGAAGAAGATCTAAAACAAATAGCTGGTCTAGATGAACGTTTTAGGTACGTTACAGGCGAATTTTTTGTTACCAAAGGCAACAGTTATAGCGATATCTACGACGAAAAATAG
- the xerD gene encoding site-specific tyrosine recombinase XerD codes for MNWKEASLDYKNYLLIERGLSINSVANYSLDIHKLINYLEENNISISPIKISSEILQQFIFEVAKSLNPRSQSRLISGLKSFFDFLIFEGYREHNPMEIIESPKVGRKLPDVLSLAEIDKMIFNIDLSSAQGERNKAIIETLYSCGLRVSELLDLKISDLFFKEGFIKVTGKGDKQRFVPISDTTQDYITEYLQNSRNHNAIHPKASDIVFLNRRGKSLTRAMIFTIVRNLAKQAGIHKKTSPHTFRHSFATHLLENGADLRAIQLMLGHESITTTEIYMHVDKSHLKQVIHSFHPRSNY; via the coding sequence ATGAATTGGAAGGAAGCCTCGCTAGACTATAAGAATTATTTGTTGATAGAACGGGGATTATCCATTAATTCTGTTGCTAACTATTCTTTGGATATTCATAAACTTATTAACTATCTTGAAGAAAATAACATTTCTATCTCTCCAATAAAAATTTCCTCAGAGATACTCCAACAATTTATTTTTGAAGTTGCCAAATCATTAAATCCCAGATCTCAGTCTCGATTAATTTCAGGATTGAAAAGTTTTTTTGACTTTTTGATCTTTGAAGGCTATAGAGAACATAATCCCATGGAAATCATAGAATCTCCCAAGGTTGGAAGGAAACTTCCAGATGTGCTTTCCCTTGCTGAAATAGATAAAATGATATTTAATATAGACCTTTCCAGTGCACAAGGAGAGCGAAATAAGGCAATTATTGAAACCTTGTACAGCTGCGGACTCCGGGTTTCAGAACTATTGGATCTAAAAATTTCTGATTTGTTTTTTAAGGAAGGTTTTATTAAGGTAACCGGGAAAGGAGATAAACAACGCTTTGTTCCCATAAGTGATACAACGCAGGATTATATTACTGAATATCTTCAAAATTCCAGGAACCATAATGCCATACATCCTAAAGCTTCAGATATTGTATTCTTAAACCGAAGGGGGAAATCACTTACCCGAGCCATGATCTTTACCATTGTTCGGAATCTTGCCAAACAAGCTGGAATTCATAAAAAAACAAGTCCGCATACCTTTAGGCATTCCTTTGCAACCCATCTATTGGAGAATGGAGCCGATTTAAGAGCCATACAACTCATGTTGGGCCATGAAAGCATAACAACCACAGAAATTTATATGCACGTGGACAAAAGCCATTTAAAACAAGTAATACATAGTTTTCATCCCAGAAGCAATTACTAA
- a CDS encoding porin family protein: MKKSILLIGMALLSIGSLSAQESVYFGVKGGLNLSTFRGDGFGDFDNPSSRTSFNLGLLAEIPLSDKFSVQPEVLYSGQGYDIASRNNANDVEYQLDYINVPVLAKYYLIEGLSIEAGPQIGFLVNSEIDSNPSGDGGDVALNEDQFNKVDLSLGLGASYKFRGGFFVNARYNFGLSDVYDDSYVGFKNSDVKHSVFQGGIGFMF, translated from the coding sequence ATGAAAAAATCAATTTTATTAATAGGAATGGCTTTGTTGAGCATAGGTAGTTTAAGTGCTCAAGAAAGTGTTTATTTTGGTGTAAAGGGAGGACTTAACCTTAGCACTTTTAGGGGAGACGGTTTTGGGGATTTTGATAATCCAAGTTCCAGAACTTCTTTTAACTTGGGCCTTTTAGCAGAAATCCCGCTCTCAGATAAGTTTTCTGTTCAGCCAGAGGTGCTGTATTCTGGTCAAGGATATGATATTGCTAGCAGAAATAATGCTAATGATGTAGAATATCAATTAGACTATATTAATGTTCCTGTATTAGCAAAATATTACTTAATAGAAGGACTTTCTATTGAAGCAGGACCACAAATAGGTTTTCTAGTGAATAGCGAAATAGACAGCAACCCAAGTGGGGATGGTGGAGATGTAGCATTGAATGAAGATCAATTTAACAAAGTAGATCTTAGTTTAGGATTAGGAGCTTCTTACAAGTTTAGAGGTGGTTTCTTTGTAAATGCACGTTATAACTTTGGTTTATCTGATGTTTACGATGATTCTTATGTAGGTTTCAAGAACAGCGATGTAAAACATTCTGTATTCCAAGGAGGAATTGGATTTATGTTTTAG
- a CDS encoding porin family protein: protein MNFANLNGNAENVDIRTSFHLGLVVEIPVEESFYFAPEVLYSSQGAKFSDEGFDGNFKLDYIQIPLVARYYVSNGFSLEAGPQIGFLTSSEVELEDMGVDGKDFFSGFDYGVNFG, encoded by the coding sequence GTGAACTTTGCCAATCTTAATGGGAATGCAGAGAATGTCGATATTCGTACTAGTTTCCATCTGGGTCTTGTAGTGGAAATTCCAGTTGAAGAAAGTTTTTATTTTGCACCTGAGGTTTTATATTCATCCCAGGGTGCAAAATTTAGTGATGAGGGTTTCGATGGAAACTTTAAACTTGATTATATCCAAATTCCTTTGGTGGCCAGATATTATGTATCTAATGGATTTAGTTTGGAAGCAGGTCCCCAAATTGGATTTTTAACCTCATCCGAAGTTGAATTAGAGGATATGGGAGTTGATGGCAAAGATTTTTTTTCTGGTTTTGATTATGGTGTGAATTTTGGTTAA
- a CDS encoding TlpA disulfide reductase family protein → MKRLIIATAVLSILGCNKEKEGYSISGDLQNIEDGKMVYLSELDENTQPLKLDSVAVKDGKFMLDLPEVTTSNLNFLNVEGVRGNVLFVSENEPIKFQIYKDSLQASVVEGGKENKLLYTYLDHIKELNSKVMRIRKDLRTQATTRDSSAMANLQKEEEGLINSDLAYKKKVVKENPDNFVSILILSDMINMGAPANEAKELYGNLSEKIKQTSLAKALKENLDKRSKVGIGSKAPEFTAPNPQGEEIALKDVLGKVTLIDFWAAWCKPCRVENPNIVKVYEKYHDKGFNILGVSLDRAGQKEKWMQAIKDDNLTWEQVSNLQFWNDPVATLYNVRAIPAAFLLDENGIIVAKNLRGDALEAKVKELLEK, encoded by the coding sequence ATGAAACGACTTATAATAGCTACAGCAGTACTAAGTATCCTTGGATGCAACAAGGAAAAAGAAGGATATTCCATCTCGGGGGATCTTCAAAACATCGAAGATGGAAAGATGGTTTACCTATCTGAACTCGATGAAAATACTCAGCCTTTAAAACTAGATTCGGTTGCAGTAAAAGATGGGAAATTCATGTTGGACCTACCAGAAGTTACAACTTCTAATTTAAACTTTCTTAACGTAGAAGGAGTTAGAGGAAACGTTCTATTTGTTTCAGAAAATGAGCCTATAAAATTCCAGATCTATAAAGATAGTTTGCAAGCATCTGTGGTTGAAGGAGGAAAAGAGAACAAATTGCTCTACACCTACCTAGATCATATTAAAGAGCTGAATTCCAAGGTAATGAGAATTAGAAAAGACCTACGAACTCAGGCCACCACAAGAGATTCTTCTGCAATGGCTAACCTGCAAAAAGAGGAAGAAGGCCTTATAAATAGCGACCTGGCATATAAGAAAAAAGTGGTTAAAGAAAATCCCGATAATTTTGTTTCTATTTTAATCCTTTCAGACATGATAAATATGGGAGCTCCTGCAAATGAAGCAAAAGAACTATACGGGAACCTTTCAGAAAAGATCAAACAAACATCTTTGGCTAAGGCATTAAAAGAGAATTTGGACAAACGAAGCAAGGTAGGGATAGGAAGCAAAGCTCCAGAGTTTACGGCTCCAAATCCGCAAGGAGAAGAAATAGCCCTTAAAGATGTTTTAGGCAAAGTAACATTGATCGACTTTTGGGCCGCGTGGTGTAAGCCATGTAGAGTAGAAAACCCCAACATTGTAAAAGTGTATGAAAAATATCACGATAAGGGATTTAATATCTTAGGGGTTTCTTTAGACAGAGCTGGTCAAAAAGAAAAATGGATGCAAGCGATCAAAGATGATAATTTAACATGGGAGCAAGTATCCAATTTACAGTTCTGGAACGATCCTGTTGCTACTTTATATAATGTGCGAGCGATTCCTGCTGCATTCCTTTTGGATGAAAATGGAATAATTGTAGCTAAAAATCTTCGAGGTGATGCTTTGGAAGCGAAGGTTAAGGAGCTGTTGGAAAAATAA